A window of the Juglans microcarpa x Juglans regia isolate MS1-56 chromosome 5D, Jm3101_v1.0, whole genome shotgun sequence genome harbors these coding sequences:
- the LOC121265045 gene encoding dol-P-Glc:Glc(2)Man(9)GlcNAc(2)-PP-Dol alpha-1,2-glucosyltransferase isoform X4: MGRIAVAVIVSLWVIPVSILVNRIVPEPYMDEIFHIPQAQQYCKGNFRSWDPMITTPPGLYYISLAHVASLFPGMFLVQAAPSFSEVCTTAILRSVNGVLAALCSIIVYEITTHLRPTLSERKATIYAVVLALYPLHWFFSFLYYTDVASVTAVLAMYLACLKKRYWLSALLGALAVVIRQTNIIWMLFVACAGVMDTTLTPQKNNVEVNDIDTEIRKTGRITSNNNVTRALKLRKRKLSTALDTDEHSIPRRSFFSANQISGLLDEIQVILLTSWHKKQQLLVSFMPFLMVLMAFLAFVRWNGSVVLGAKEAHAVSPHFAQIMYFGLVSALSVAPMHYNSGHFVDLFQSFWKRRPISFFQLFMAVTFGLLSVHYFSIAHPYLLADNRHYPFYLWRKGKFRGKYGFWPFFWLLLRFWSLLH, from the exons ATGGGAAGAATAGCTGTGGCAGTGATCGTGAGCTTGTGGGTCATTCCTGTCTCCATACTTGTTAATCGCATTGTTCCTGAGCCCTATATG GATGAGATATTCCACATACCACAAGCTCAGCAGTACTGTAAAGGCAATTTTAGAAGTTGGGATCCCATGATTACCACTCCTCCTGGCCT GTACTATATTTCACTTGCCCATGTTGCTTCTTTGTTTCCAGGCATGTTCCTTGTACAAGCAGCTCCATCATTTTCTGAAGTCTGCACCACTGCAATTCTTCGGTCTGTAAATGGTGTTTTGGCGGCATTATGCAGTATTATTGTATATGAGATAACTACCCACTTGAGACCAACTCTAAGTGAAAGAAAAGCAACAATTTATGCAGTGGTTCTAGCCTTATACCCGCTCCACTGgttcttctcttttctctatTATACAGATGTTGCATCGGTAACTGCAGTGCTTGCTATGTATCTTGCATGTTTGAAGAAGAGATACTGGCTCAGTGCATTG CTTGGTGCGTTGGCTGTTGTCATTCGACAGACAAATATAATCTGGATGCTTTTTGTGGCATGTGCTGGGGTTATGGATACTACTCTGACCCCTCAGAAAAATAATGTAGAAGTAAATGACATTGACACAGAAATTAGGAAAACTGGAAGAATAACTTCCAACAATAATGTCACACGGGCCTTGAagttgagaaaaagaaagttgaGCACTGCCTTGGATACCGATGAGCATTCTATACCAAGAAGAAGCTTTTTTTCAGCAAACCAGATATCAG GTTTGCTTGATGAGATTCAGGTCATTCTTTTAACATCATGGCATAAGAAGCAACAGCTTTTGGTTTCCTTTATGCCTTTTCTCATGGTATTGATGGCCTTTTTGGCTTTTGTTCGTTGGAATGGGAGTGTAGTTCTAG GTGCAAAAGAAGCTCATGCAGTTTCCCCACATTTTGCACAGATCATGTATTTTGGTCTGGTTTCTGCTCTTTCTGTGGCTCCTATGCACTACAATTCAGGTCATTTTGTAGACCTGTTCCAGTCATTTTGGAAGAGAAGACCCATTAGTTTCTTCCAATTGTTTATGGCTGTCACCTTTGGCTTATTGTCTGTGCATTATTTCAG CATAGCTCATCCCTATCTTCTTGCTGACAATCGGCATTATCCTTTCTATCTCTGGCGGAAG GGAAAGTTCAGAGGAAAATATGGGTTTTGGCCTTTTTTTTGGCTACTGCTGCGGTTCTGGTCCCTGCTCCACTGA
- the LOC121265045 gene encoding dol-P-Glc:Glc(2)Man(9)GlcNAc(2)-PP-Dol alpha-1,2-glucosyltransferase isoform X2, with protein sequence MGRIAVAVIVSLWVIPVSILVNRIVPEPYMDEIFHIPQAQQYCKGNFRSWDPMITTPPGLYYISLAHVASLFPGMFLVQAAPSFSEVCTTAILRSVNGVLAALCSIIVYEITTHLRPTLSERKATIYAVVLALYPLHWFFSFLYYTDVASVTAVLAMYLACLKKRYWLSALLGALAVVIRQTNIIWMLFVACAGVMDTTLTPQKNNVEVNDIDTEIRKTGRITSNNNVTRALKLRKRKLSTALDTDEHSIPRRSFFSANQISGLLDEIQVILLTSWHKKQQLLVSFMPFLMVLMAFLAFVRWNGSVVLGAKEAHAVSPHFAQIMYFGLVSALSVAPMHYNSGHFVDLFQSFWKRRPISFFQLFMAVTFGLLSVHYFRSGKVQRKIWVLAFFLATAAVLVPAPLIEFRYYTIPFYFLVLHSHSNDYQSWIFMGILYLAINVFTMMMFLFRPFHWSHELGIQRFIW encoded by the exons ATGGGAAGAATAGCTGTGGCAGTGATCGTGAGCTTGTGGGTCATTCCTGTCTCCATACTTGTTAATCGCATTGTTCCTGAGCCCTATATG GATGAGATATTCCACATACCACAAGCTCAGCAGTACTGTAAAGGCAATTTTAGAAGTTGGGATCCCATGATTACCACTCCTCCTGGCCT GTACTATATTTCACTTGCCCATGTTGCTTCTTTGTTTCCAGGCATGTTCCTTGTACAAGCAGCTCCATCATTTTCTGAAGTCTGCACCACTGCAATTCTTCGGTCTGTAAATGGTGTTTTGGCGGCATTATGCAGTATTATTGTATATGAGATAACTACCCACTTGAGACCAACTCTAAGTGAAAGAAAAGCAACAATTTATGCAGTGGTTCTAGCCTTATACCCGCTCCACTGgttcttctcttttctctatTATACAGATGTTGCATCGGTAACTGCAGTGCTTGCTATGTATCTTGCATGTTTGAAGAAGAGATACTGGCTCAGTGCATTG CTTGGTGCGTTGGCTGTTGTCATTCGACAGACAAATATAATCTGGATGCTTTTTGTGGCATGTGCTGGGGTTATGGATACTACTCTGACCCCTCAGAAAAATAATGTAGAAGTAAATGACATTGACACAGAAATTAGGAAAACTGGAAGAATAACTTCCAACAATAATGTCACACGGGCCTTGAagttgagaaaaagaaagttgaGCACTGCCTTGGATACCGATGAGCATTCTATACCAAGAAGAAGCTTTTTTTCAGCAAACCAGATATCAG GTTTGCTTGATGAGATTCAGGTCATTCTTTTAACATCATGGCATAAGAAGCAACAGCTTTTGGTTTCCTTTATGCCTTTTCTCATGGTATTGATGGCCTTTTTGGCTTTTGTTCGTTGGAATGGGAGTGTAGTTCTAG GTGCAAAAGAAGCTCATGCAGTTTCCCCACATTTTGCACAGATCATGTATTTTGGTCTGGTTTCTGCTCTTTCTGTGGCTCCTATGCACTACAATTCAGGTCATTTTGTAGACCTGTTCCAGTCATTTTGGAAGAGAAGACCCATTAGTTTCTTCCAATTGTTTATGGCTGTCACCTTTGGCTTATTGTCTGTGCATTATTTCAGGTCAG GGAAAGTTCAGAGGAAAATATGGGTTTTGGCCTTTTTTTTGGCTACTGCTGCGGTTCTGGTCCCTGCTCCACTGATTGAGTTCAGATACTATACCATACCATTCTATTTCTTGGTACTTCATTCCCATAGTAACGACTATCAAAGCTGGATTTTCATGGGGATTCTATATCTAGCCATCAATGTTTTTACGATGATGATGTTTTTGTTTCGGCCTTTCCATTGGAGCCATGAACTCGGGATCCAGAGGTTTATCTGGTAG
- the LOC121265045 gene encoding dol-P-Glc:Glc(2)Man(9)GlcNAc(2)-PP-Dol alpha-1,2-glucosyltransferase isoform X1: MGRIAVAVIVSLWVIPVSILVNRIVPEPYMDEIFHIPQAQQYCKGNFRSWDPMITTPPGLYYISLAHVASLFPGMFLVQAAPSFSEVCTTAILRSVNGVLAALCSIIVYEITTHLRPTLSERKATIYAVVLALYPLHWFFSFLYYTDVASVTAVLAMYLACLKKRYWLSALLGALAVVIRQTNIIWMLFVACAGVMDTTLTPQKNNVEVNDIDTEIRKTGRITSNNNVTRALKLRKRKLSTALDTDEHSIPRRSFFSANQISGLLDEIQVILLTSWHKKQQLLVSFMPFLMVLMAFLAFVRWNGSVVLGAKEAHAVSPHFAQIMYFGLVSALSVAPMHYNSGHFVDLFQSFWKRRPISFFQLFMAVTFGLLSVHYFSIAHPYLLADNRHYPFYLWRKVINAHWSMKYLLVPLYVYSWFSILSILGKVQRKIWVLAFFLATAAVLVPAPLIEFRYYTIPFYFLVLHSHSNDYQSWIFMGILYLAINVFTMMMFLFRPFHWSHELGIQRFIW, translated from the exons ATGGGAAGAATAGCTGTGGCAGTGATCGTGAGCTTGTGGGTCATTCCTGTCTCCATACTTGTTAATCGCATTGTTCCTGAGCCCTATATG GATGAGATATTCCACATACCACAAGCTCAGCAGTACTGTAAAGGCAATTTTAGAAGTTGGGATCCCATGATTACCACTCCTCCTGGCCT GTACTATATTTCACTTGCCCATGTTGCTTCTTTGTTTCCAGGCATGTTCCTTGTACAAGCAGCTCCATCATTTTCTGAAGTCTGCACCACTGCAATTCTTCGGTCTGTAAATGGTGTTTTGGCGGCATTATGCAGTATTATTGTATATGAGATAACTACCCACTTGAGACCAACTCTAAGTGAAAGAAAAGCAACAATTTATGCAGTGGTTCTAGCCTTATACCCGCTCCACTGgttcttctcttttctctatTATACAGATGTTGCATCGGTAACTGCAGTGCTTGCTATGTATCTTGCATGTTTGAAGAAGAGATACTGGCTCAGTGCATTG CTTGGTGCGTTGGCTGTTGTCATTCGACAGACAAATATAATCTGGATGCTTTTTGTGGCATGTGCTGGGGTTATGGATACTACTCTGACCCCTCAGAAAAATAATGTAGAAGTAAATGACATTGACACAGAAATTAGGAAAACTGGAAGAATAACTTCCAACAATAATGTCACACGGGCCTTGAagttgagaaaaagaaagttgaGCACTGCCTTGGATACCGATGAGCATTCTATACCAAGAAGAAGCTTTTTTTCAGCAAACCAGATATCAG GTTTGCTTGATGAGATTCAGGTCATTCTTTTAACATCATGGCATAAGAAGCAACAGCTTTTGGTTTCCTTTATGCCTTTTCTCATGGTATTGATGGCCTTTTTGGCTTTTGTTCGTTGGAATGGGAGTGTAGTTCTAG GTGCAAAAGAAGCTCATGCAGTTTCCCCACATTTTGCACAGATCATGTATTTTGGTCTGGTTTCTGCTCTTTCTGTGGCTCCTATGCACTACAATTCAGGTCATTTTGTAGACCTGTTCCAGTCATTTTGGAAGAGAAGACCCATTAGTTTCTTCCAATTGTTTATGGCTGTCACCTTTGGCTTATTGTCTGTGCATTATTTCAG CATAGCTCATCCCTATCTTCTTGCTGACAATCGGCATTATCCTTTCTATCTCTGGCGGAAGGTAATCAATGCCCATTGGTCAATGAAGTATCTTCTGGTCCCTCTTTATGTTTATTCATGGTTTTCAATCCTCAGTATATTGG GGAAAGTTCAGAGGAAAATATGGGTTTTGGCCTTTTTTTTGGCTACTGCTGCGGTTCTGGTCCCTGCTCCACTGATTGAGTTCAGATACTATACCATACCATTCTATTTCTTGGTACTTCATTCCCATAGTAACGACTATCAAAGCTGGATTTTCATGGGGATTCTATATCTAGCCATCAATGTTTTTACGATGATGATGTTTTTGTTTCGGCCTTTCCATTGGAGCCATGAACTCGGGATCCAGAGGTTTATCTGGTAG
- the LOC121265045 gene encoding dol-P-Glc:Glc(2)Man(9)GlcNAc(2)-PP-Dol alpha-1,2-glucosyltransferase isoform X3, translating into MFLVQAAPSFSEVCTTAILRSVNGVLAALCSIIVYEITTHLRPTLSERKATIYAVVLALYPLHWFFSFLYYTDVASVTAVLAMYLACLKKRYWLSALLGALAVVIRQTNIIWMLFVACAGVMDTTLTPQKNNVEVNDIDTEIRKTGRITSNNNVTRALKLRKRKLSTALDTDEHSIPRRSFFSANQISGLLDEIQVILLTSWHKKQQLLVSFMPFLMVLMAFLAFVRWNGSVVLGAKEAHAVSPHFAQIMYFGLVSALSVAPMHYNSGHFVDLFQSFWKRRPISFFQLFMAVTFGLLSVHYFSIAHPYLLADNRHYPFYLWRKVINAHWSMKYLLVPLYVYSWFSILSILGKVQRKIWVLAFFLATAAVLVPAPLIEFRYYTIPFYFLVLHSHSNDYQSWIFMGILYLAINVFTMMMFLFRPFHWSHELGIQRFIW; encoded by the exons ATGTTCCTTGTACAAGCAGCTCCATCATTTTCTGAAGTCTGCACCACTGCAATTCTTCGGTCTGTAAATGGTGTTTTGGCGGCATTATGCAGTATTATTGTATATGAGATAACTACCCACTTGAGACCAACTCTAAGTGAAAGAAAAGCAACAATTTATGCAGTGGTTCTAGCCTTATACCCGCTCCACTGgttcttctcttttctctatTATACAGATGTTGCATCGGTAACTGCAGTGCTTGCTATGTATCTTGCATGTTTGAAGAAGAGATACTGGCTCAGTGCATTG CTTGGTGCGTTGGCTGTTGTCATTCGACAGACAAATATAATCTGGATGCTTTTTGTGGCATGTGCTGGGGTTATGGATACTACTCTGACCCCTCAGAAAAATAATGTAGAAGTAAATGACATTGACACAGAAATTAGGAAAACTGGAAGAATAACTTCCAACAATAATGTCACACGGGCCTTGAagttgagaaaaagaaagttgaGCACTGCCTTGGATACCGATGAGCATTCTATACCAAGAAGAAGCTTTTTTTCAGCAAACCAGATATCAG GTTTGCTTGATGAGATTCAGGTCATTCTTTTAACATCATGGCATAAGAAGCAACAGCTTTTGGTTTCCTTTATGCCTTTTCTCATGGTATTGATGGCCTTTTTGGCTTTTGTTCGTTGGAATGGGAGTGTAGTTCTAG GTGCAAAAGAAGCTCATGCAGTTTCCCCACATTTTGCACAGATCATGTATTTTGGTCTGGTTTCTGCTCTTTCTGTGGCTCCTATGCACTACAATTCAGGTCATTTTGTAGACCTGTTCCAGTCATTTTGGAAGAGAAGACCCATTAGTTTCTTCCAATTGTTTATGGCTGTCACCTTTGGCTTATTGTCTGTGCATTATTTCAG CATAGCTCATCCCTATCTTCTTGCTGACAATCGGCATTATCCTTTCTATCTCTGGCGGAAGGTAATCAATGCCCATTGGTCAATGAAGTATCTTCTGGTCCCTCTTTATGTTTATTCATGGTTTTCAATCCTCAGTATATTGG GGAAAGTTCAGAGGAAAATATGGGTTTTGGCCTTTTTTTTGGCTACTGCTGCGGTTCTGGTCCCTGCTCCACTGATTGAGTTCAGATACTATACCATACCATTCTATTTCTTGGTACTTCATTCCCATAGTAACGACTATCAAAGCTGGATTTTCATGGGGATTCTATATCTAGCCATCAATGTTTTTACGATGATGATGTTTTTGTTTCGGCCTTTCCATTGGAGCCATGAACTCGGGATCCAGAGGTTTATCTGGTAG
- the LOC121265900 gene encoding probable protein phosphatase 2C 23, with protein MGNNIGKACHCLDAAGEISRRQHDFPVILSDQLDEGLGHSFRYFPPGLPWLFSSSSTSEVDGSFATTTFRSISGASVSANTSTPLSTSLPDLCSFSVIDRASSFASSTSFFSSPLQPLPRCSIAGSAPSTTKKFVSGPIEEVCGKLQNGGPIYKARTESEKPRFINIFRKLIFHMKSIAAALIKADNNVKKPNSKKKNWKVTVRRGDNLYSKRGDAYDQESQYSMEKEKLQWAEGKAGEDRVQVVISEEHGWVFVGIYDGFNGPDATEYLLSILYSNVHNELKDLVWNAKFEPTSILSNSIEEDDQTQTRNIDEENDMLRNADMDLDPYSNRNVQVKNSKDMREGLGMKWKGKSQSSWSSCECDVERSVEPERKLLTRQLSHLEADRPMGSDIHSEVLRALSEALRKTEDAYLEIADDNVEKSPELALMGSCVLVMLMKNEDVYLMNVGDSRAVLAQEAELDDLGPRKMHLDFKQIREDTSRNHNLVDHGFGWGVLPNLIPLQLTTDHSTYVEEEVQRIRTDHPDDASAIENDRVKGYLKVTRAFGVGFLKQPKWNDALLEKFRIEYVGTSPYITCLPSLYHYRLGPRDRFLILSSDGLYQYLSNEEAVSQVEYFIDKYPKGDPAQHLIEQVLFQAAQKHGMELDELLDIPQGERRRYHDDVSIVVIYLEGRIWRSYI; from the exons ATGGGAAACAATATCGGTAAGGCGTGCCATTGCCTCGATGCCGCCGGAGAGATCTCCCGGCGCCAGCATGACTTCCCAGTGATCCTCTCCGACCAACTCGATGAGGGCTTGGGTCATTCCTTCCGCTACTTCCCACCTGGCTTACCCTGGCTattctcttcttcctccacCTCCGAGGTGGACGGCTCCTTCGCAACGACTACGTTCAGATCGATATCCGGTGCCTCCGTCAGCGCCAACACCTCCACGCCTCTTTCCACCTCTCTCCCAGACCTTTGCAGCTTCTCCGTCATTGATAGGGCCTCCTCGTTCGCGAGCTCCACTTCCTTCTTTTCCAGTCCTCTCCAACCACTCCCTCGATGCTCCATCGCCGGTTCTGCTCCCTCGACAACGAAAAAGTTTGTGTCGGGCCCGATAGAGGAAGTATGCGGCAAGCTACAAAATGGAGGCCCCATATACAAGGCTAGAACCGAGTCGGAGAAACCTCGTTTCATTAATATCTTCAGAAAACTGATATTTCACATGAAATCCATTGCGGCAGCACTGATTAAAGCTGATAATAATGTCAAGAAACCCAATTCGAAGAAAAAGAACTGGAAAGTGACAGTGAGGCGTGGTGATAATTTGTATTCAAAACGTGGTGATGCTTATGATCAGGAGAGTCAGTATTCTATGGAGAAAGAGAAACTTCAGTGGGCGGAGGGGAAGGCAGGGGAGGATCGAGttcaagtggtgatttctgaggaACATGGTTGGGTTTTCGTGGGGATTTATGATGGGTTTAATGGCCCTGATGCAACTGAGTATTTGCTTTCTATTCTCTATTCGAATGTGCATAACGAGCTCAAGGATTTAGTTTGGAATGCCAAGTTTGAGCCCACATCTATCTTATCAAATTCAATTGAAGAGGATGATCAAACACAAACGAGGAATATAGATGAGGAAAACGACATGCTAAGAAATGCAGATATGGATTTGGATCCCTATTCAAATAGAAATGTTCAGGTTAAGAATTCCAAGGATATGCGTGAAGGGTTGGGGATGAAATGGAAGGGAAAAAGTCAAAGCAGCTGGAGTAGTTGTGAATGTGATGTTGAGAGATCTGTAGAGCCTGAGAGGAAGCTGTTAACAAGACAGCTGAGTCATTTGGAGGCTGACAGGCCAATGGGATCTGATATTCATTCAGAGGTGTTGAGGGCATTGTCCGAGGCATTGAGGAAGACAGAAGATGCTTATTTGGAGATTGCAGATGATAATGTGGAGAAGAGTCCTGAGTTAGCTCTAATGGGATCATGCGTTCTGGTGATGTTGATGAAGAATGAAGATGTTTACTTGATGAATGTGGGGGATAGTCGTGCAGTGTTAGCTCAGGAGGCCGAACTTGATGATCTTGGGCCAAGGAAAATGCACCTGGACTTCAAACAGATTAGAGAGGACACTTCAAGAAATCACAACTTGGTTGATCATGGTTTTGGATGGGGGGTATTACCCAATTTAATTCCCCTCCAACTCACTACTGATCACAGCACATATGTGGAAGAg GAAGTTCAGAGAATTAGAACTGACCATCCTGATGATGCTTCTGCAATTGAGAATGATCGAGTGAAAGGTTATTTAAAGGTCACTCGGGCTTTTGGGGTTGGATTTCTCAAACAG CCTAAGTGGAATGATGCACTTTTGGAGAAGTTTAGAATCGAGTATGTTGGGACATCCCCTTACATCACATGCTTACCTTCACTCTACCACTACAGGCTTGGCCCAAGGGACAGATTCTTGATATTGTCCTCCGATGGGCTTTATCAGTACTTAAGCAACGAAGAAGCTGTCTCTCAAGTTGAATACTTCATCGATAAATATCCTAAAGGAGATCCCGCACAACACCTCATCGAACAAGTATTGTTTCAAGCTGCTCAAAAACATG GTATGGAGTTGGATGAGTTACTTGATATCCCACAAGGGGAGCGCCGCCGTTATCATGATGATGTTTCCATCGTTGTTATTTATTTGGAAGGACGGATATGGCGTTCATATATTTAA